The nucleotide window CGGGGCCACCGGCTTGGTCTCTCCCCAGCCTCGCGTGGTAATGCGCGCGGCTTCAATGGACGCGTTTTGTACCAGCCAGCTTTTTACCGACTGCGCCCGCCTCTCCGAAAGCCCCATATTGTAGGCGTGCTTGCCCTTGCCGTCGGTGTGACCCTCGATCAGCATGGGAGCGTTGGGGTACGCGGCGACCACTTGTCCGACCTTACGCAGCGCGTCGGTAGCTTCTGGCTTGAGCGCGGCCTTATCGAAATCGAAGAGCACGTCGGCCGCGAGGTCGATCCTCACTTCCATCTCTGTGACCTTGGCCCCCAGGTCCTGCAGCACGCTCTGGATCCCGCTCGCTCCCCCGGTGACGCCCGAGCTCAGGCCCTTGATTTCGACCACATTGCCCTGGATAGGCAGCACCGTCC belongs to Terriglobales bacterium and includes:
- a CDS encoding OmpA family protein → MRIRGFFGRNLLTWLLLVTGAAAQGYKPDDPIPPGAKGTVLPIQGNVVEIKGLSSGVTGGASGIQSVLQDLGAKVTEMEVRIDLAADVLFDFDKAALKPEATDALRKVGQVVAAYPNAPMLIEGHTDGKGKHAYNMGLSERRAQSVKSWLVQNASIEAARITTRGWGETKPVAP